A region of the Triplophysa rosa linkage group LG5, Trosa_1v2, whole genome shotgun sequence genome:
atgagatgactaacttctaagactagTCTTAGCAGTTTATACAACCGGCCCCAGGTCTTAGATCATGCATTTAACCATCCTACAGAAACATGACTGAGTGTTGTGACATGGACTTCATTCAAAGATCTTAAGCTAGCAAAGCTGTCTCTGACTAAAACCTTTTCCAGCACAGCTTGTCCGACTCATACTGTTCCCATTCCCTTCCAgtacttgttttatttttggcttaAAAGAAAAGCATTCCACTGACAACAAAGTTTTACCTATGCAAAAAGCAAGCTGTTGCATGCACTTACCTGTGAGGGATGGACAGTCCTCCATCCACTGCTCCTTTAAGAGCTCCGAACACCTTATTCCCTGTGGTGGTCCTAGCGAGGCCAGCGTCCAGATAGCAGGTAAAAGCCCCTGGCTGGCCATCAATGCTTTCCACATTGAACTCCTCCCCAGTCACTTCAAGCAGGCCTTCATACACCTTATCCAGACCAAACTTGTGCAGGAGCTGAATacgaaataaaaaaagttggtACTCAGCACTTACAATGGATTTGTTTACATGTGCACAAATGAAATGTACCAAATCACGTATGAATGTGGTTGGAAACAACTGACTTTTTCGCTCTTCAGacttttatcacataaaaaCTACCACACTTGACTGAATAAGAACATTTACCCTGCGTGCACACAGCAAACCGGTGCAGTAGGCAGCGGCATAGTTTGTAAGGCCAACAGTAATGCCATACTTTGGTAACTCGTGAGAGTAAGAAGCGCAGACGATCGCGTCGCCTTCAATTTTGGCATATGCGATCTGACAGAGACAAAAGATAAAACAGTGAAATCGTTGATAGGATgaacaatgcaaaacaaacaaaaccaaaaaactaGGTAAGTTATGAAAGTTATTAAAGCTATACTTATACATCcaataaaacaaattatgaaATAGTAATTTAGAAACCGTGCTAGATTATACCTGGCAAACAATATCCCTGTTGGAGAATCGAACGATCATCCGGTACTTAGGTGTGTTGTACTTGTTCTTGTCTTGGATGACAAGGCGTTTGCGGGCAAAGTAGTCAGTTTTTCCCTCTAGAAACAAAATGTCAGTCATGTTCAGGTCAatgaaatgacataaaataGGCAAAGCTTTAACTTATAGttacaacaaaacaatacattttaaaatacctCGTCTCCTCCTGAACTTGACCTGGTATCTCTTGAAATACGCCTTGTTCTTGACCACCTTAACGAAACCCTGCAATAAACAATTTTGTTATAAGTTAAGTTAACCAACCAGGACACCAGTAAACAgacaaaatatgtataaataacGAAATACATATTTCAAACCACCCCACAATAAAAACGTGTCTGCTTATTAATAAATGACAGCCACGTCTATAGTGACAGTATAAGAGACAACTCTTTATGTAATCTAATCAGCCAAACTTAACCGTATTTATATTGCATACTTAAATGGCATTCTTGTATTGTTGCTCCGTCAGCGTCAATAAACGTATTATTGGGCAAATGAAGGAAAACGTGCCGTTTTGGGTCACGTTCAACCACAGCGACGGGACTGATCGCTTCAATCTAACACAATCCTGTCGCTCCAAGTGCTCATCCTTTAATGGCTTTCGCACTGAAATAGCGGGAGATGACACGTAATGAGTAGAACAGTGTATTTCGGGGATTTACTGACCATTTTGTAATCGTTTGATCTCCTTTAGGTAGGGAGACTGAAGTCTTCAGACTCCGATACTGCTCCCGCTGCACTGAGAAAAGGAAGTTCATGCTGCGCTGCGAGCGGAAAGTCAACGCGCTCGAACACAAATGCGTGTTCGCCTCTAGTGTGCTGGAAGCGTCATTGCAGGACGATTTATTCATGCGCGAAACACAATTTCAGTATTTCATTTGGATGGATTTTTCAATTTTGGACATCCCATTTTGAAAGACACACTAAAAATCTTAATTGTTGTAATTAGTGGCTTAAGCTTTTCAGACTGCAAATGTTTTGGTTCATTTCATCTCCAGTAGGGTCAATTTACACACCACAATTATGCACATTCTTTATATGATAGAAAATAGAGAATAAAGCATCACAGAGAGTATTAATAATGTTCTAAGTAAAGGCTTAAAGCTGCTCTGCATCTAAACATCAGTGCTTGGACAATTAAGCCACATTAGAACAACACTACAAAACACTTTCCAGAAATGTGGatataatgtaaaaagaaaCTTCGCATATGATCAGATTTACATATAACAAACATGTAACTTCATTCAAGCGTCAACTGTCAACTTCCTTAATATCTTACTAAATACTGGGTGGGGCAGGATGCAATGTATCTGTCCCTATATGTACAGCCTATGGGCACcttcattaacttttaaataattgttttatgcCTTCAAATTAGAGAGTTGCTTTTCTATCAAACTTTGTCTAATTTGCTCCACACAGATTAACCTTGCAAATCTGCTTCTCTGTGCTATC
Encoded here:
- the rpl5a gene encoding 60S ribosomal protein L5a; this translates as MGFVKVVKNKAYFKRYQVKFRRRREGKTDYFARKRLVIQDKNKYNTPKYRMIVRFSNRDIVCQIAYAKIEGDAIVCASYSHELPKYGITVGLTNYAAAYCTGLLCARRLLHKFGLDKVYEGLLEVTGEEFNVESIDGQPGAFTCYLDAGLARTTTGNKVFGALKGAVDGGLSIPHSTKRFPGYDSESKEFNAEVHRKHIMGQNVSEYMSYLMEEDEEMYKKQFSRFIKNGVTADSIEEMYKKAHSAIREKPVHEKKPKKEVKKKRWNRAKLTLAQRKDRVAQKKASFLRALEAEADD